The nucleotide window GGGCGATCCGGATTCGCCATGAGTGTGGACCCGAGGTCGTCGGATTCGATCTCAAAGATCGCCTCACCTGGATTGGCTCGAAGCTGCTTTACGTCTTGTGATGTGGACAGACCCTCGCCTGGTGAAATGACATCCGCATCGTTCACCGCTCCAACATCCGGCAGCCGACGCGGGTCCTTGTTGGTCGGGTCCGTTGGGCGCACACCGAGCATGTTTCGCCTCGTGCCGATAAGGGGTTTCCCACCGGCATCCACTTTCATCACGCGGTACAACTTCACGGGCGACGCGCTCCGACGGTTCGCGGTCGCACCCTATTGTACGTCGCCTTCTCACACAAGCGGAAGTGAGAAGCGGTCCGGGCGCGCCGGCGGCACGCCCCGGCTCGCGCGCGAGGGATCGGCGCCCGTCGTGCCCACGACTTCGTCCAGTTGCACGTCCCCGTACAGCGTGAACGGCGAGGCGTCCGTAACGGTCACCTTCACCGTTTCGCCGATCAGGCGTTCCGTGCCGTCGAACACGACGATATGGTCCGCCATGCTGCGCCCGGTCAGTTGCATCGTCGCGCCGCGCTCGCGGTTCGACTGCTCGCGCCGGCTCGGCCCCTCCACCAGCACCTCGACCACCCGGCCGACCTGGGCGCGGTGGTCGAGCCGGCTGTTCTCGTTCTGCACCGCGAGCAGGTCGTTGTTGCGGCGCTTCTTCACCTCTTCGGGCACGTCGTCGGGGTAGCGTTCCGCCGCCTTGGTGCCGCCGCGCTCGCTATATTTGAAGATGAACGAGTTCTTGAACCTGGCTTCGCGCACCAGCTCCATCGACTTCTGGAAGCTCTCCTCCGTTTCGCCGCAGAACCCCACGATGAAGTCCGAACTGACCGACACGCCGGGGACCAGTTCCCGGCACCGCGCCAGCATCTCCATGTAGTACGCGGCCGTGTAGCTGCGCTTCATGCGCTTCAGCACCTCGTCGCACCCGGACTGAACCGGCACGTGCAGGTACTTCACCACCTTGGGCAGGTCGCGGACGGCGTCGAGCAGGTCGTCGGTCATGTCCTTCGGGTAGTTGGTCACGAACTTGATCCGCTCCAGCCCCGCGACGTCGTGCATCCCCGCGATCAGGTCCGAGAGGCGCGTGCGCGTGTCGCCGCTCTCGTAGACGTAGCTGTTGACCGTTTGCCCGAGGAGCGTGACCTCTTTACACCCCTGATCGACCAGTTGGCGGACCTCGTTCCAGATGTGCTCCGGCGGGCGGCTCTGCTCCGGGCCGCGCGTCGAGGGGACGACGCAGTAGGTGCAGAACTTGTCGCAGCCGATCTGGATGCGCACGTACGCCTGGAACGGGGTCGGGCGCATCGACGGGTCGCGGGCCGGGTCGTAGCTCACGAAGCTCGCTTCCACCTCGTTCCGGCCGCCGTCGGCGCGCCCGAGGCTGACCGCCAGTTGCGGCTCGCGGGTCGCCCGGACCTTGTCCACCAGATCGGGGACGGCCCCGAGTTGCCCCGTCCCGACGACCATGTCCACGTAGGGGGCGCGTTTGCGGATCGCGTCCTGGTCCTTCTGCGCCATGCATCCCAGCACGCCGATCACGGCGCCCGGCTTGTCGCGCTTCACCAGCCGCACGCGGCCGAGCGCGGAGTAGGTTTTGTCCTCGGCGTGCTCGCGGACGGAGCAGGTGTTGAAGAGCAGCACGTCGGCGGCGGCGGGGTCGTCGGTTAGGTCGTACCCGCGCTTGCGGAGGGCGCCGATGACCAGCTCGCTGTCGAGCACGTTCATCTGGCAGCCGACGGTTTCGATGTAGACTTTTTGCGACATTGGTTGCATGCCAGGGGTCGGGGCTACCGGTATGAAACGGGCCGGCCCGGTGTTGGTGATTCAGTGAAGGATACGGGGCGCGGGGGGAAGGTTCAAAGGCGCAACGCGCCCGCGATCTTCGCGCGGAACCTGGGTTCCGCGCCCCCGGTCGCTAAAATGTGCCCGCCGCAGTCTCCTCACCACCCAACTCGGGGCTCCGCAATGGCTAACGCCACCGCCGACATCGGGCTCATCGGGCTCGCCGTCATGGGCGAGAACCTGGTCCTCAACATGGAGTCGCACGGCTTCACGTGCGCCGTGTACAACCGCACCACCGCCAAGGTCGACGAGTTCGTCAACGGCCGCGGGGCGGGCAAGAAGTTCGTCGGCGCGCACTCCCTCAAAGACTTCGTCGCCAGCATCAAGCGGCCGCGCAAGATCATGATGATGGTGAAGGCCGGCAAGGCCGTGGACGACACCATCGAGAGCGTGCTCCCGTACCTGGAGGCCGGCGACATCCTGATCGACGGCGGGAACACCCACTTCCCGGACACCTCGCGGCGGATGAAGAGCCTCAAGGAGAAGGGCATCCGGTTCATCGGCTCGGGGGTGTCCGGCGGCGAGGAGGGCGCGCTCAAGGGGCCGAGCATCATGCCGGGCGGCGAGGAGTCCGCGTGGCCCGAGGTGAAGCCCATCTTCCAGGCCATCGCCGCGAAGGTGAAGGACACCGACGGCAGCGAGGCCGCGTGCTGCGACTGGGTCGGGCCGGAGGGGGCCGGGCACTTCGTGAAGATGGTGCACAACGGCATCGAGTACGGCGACATGCAGCTCATCTGCGAGTCGTACAACCTGCTCAAGGACCTGTGCGGGATGGCCCCCGCCGAGATGAGCCAGGTGTTCGGCAAGTGGAACAAGGGGGTGCTCGACAGCTACCTGGTCGAGATCACCACCGACATCCTCGCGTTCGTCGACCCCGAGACCGGCAAGCCGATGGTGGACGTGATCCTCGACACCGCCGGCCAGAAGGGCACCGGGAAGTGGACCGTGGACAGCGCCACCGAGAACGGCGTCCCGCTGACGCTGATCGCCGAGGCGGTGTTCAGCCGGTGCCTGTCGGCCCAGAAGGCCGAGCGCGTGGCCGCGGCGCCGCTGCTGGCCGGCCCGACCGCCCAGCCGGTGGCCGACAAGGCGCAGTTCGTCGCGGACGTGGAGATGGCGCTGTACGCCGCGAAGATCGTGAGCTACGCCCAGGGCTACGCGCTGATGGCCGCCCAGGCGAAGGCCAACGGGTGGACGCTGAACAACGGCGGCATCGCGCTCATGTGGCGCGGCGGGTGCATCATCCGCAGCGCGTTCCTCGGCAAGATCAAGGAAGCGTTCGACAAGAACCCGTCGCTGGTGAACCTGCTGGTGGACCCGTACTTCGCGGGCGAGCTGGGCAAGGCACAGGCCGGGTGGCGGCGGGTGGTCGGGGCGGCGGCGGCGAGCGGCATCCCGCTGCCGGCGATCTCCAGCGCGCTGGCGTACTACGACGGCTACCGCACGGCCCGGCTGCCGGCGAACCTGCTGCAAGCGCAGCGCGACTACTTCGGGGCGCACACCTACGAGCGCCTGGACAAGCCGCGCGGCGAGTTCTTCCACACCAACTGGACCGGCCGCGGCGGCACCACCACCAGCAAGGCCTACAACGTGTGAGCGGCGAATCGGCGGGTGCTCGCGGCTTCGTTTCGGCCCACACGGGCCTCGTGTTCACGAAGACGAATTTGACGGGATCGGCGGGATGAACCGGATCAAG belongs to Gemmata obscuriglobus and includes:
- the gnd gene encoding decarboxylating NADP(+)-dependent phosphogluconate dehydrogenase, translated to MANATADIGLIGLAVMGENLVLNMESHGFTCAVYNRTTAKVDEFVNGRGAGKKFVGAHSLKDFVASIKRPRKIMMMVKAGKAVDDTIESVLPYLEAGDILIDGGNTHFPDTSRRMKSLKEKGIRFIGSGVSGGEEGALKGPSIMPGGEESAWPEVKPIFQAIAAKVKDTDGSEAACCDWVGPEGAGHFVKMVHNGIEYGDMQLICESYNLLKDLCGMAPAEMSQVFGKWNKGVLDSYLVEITTDILAFVDPETGKPMVDVILDTAGQKGTGKWTVDSATENGVPLTLIAEAVFSRCLSAQKAERVAAAPLLAGPTAQPVADKAQFVADVEMALYAAKIVSYAQGYALMAAQAKANGWTLNNGGIALMWRGGCIIRSAFLGKIKEAFDKNPSLVNLLVDPYFAGELGKAQAGWRRVVGAAAASGIPLPAISSALAYYDGYRTARLPANLLQAQRDYFGAHTYERLDKPRGEFFHTNWTGRGGTTTSKAYNV
- the miaB gene encoding tRNA (N6-isopentenyl adenosine(37)-C2)-methylthiotransferase MiaB, with protein sequence MQPMSQKVYIETVGCQMNVLDSELVIGALRKRGYDLTDDPAAADVLLFNTCSVREHAEDKTYSALGRVRLVKRDKPGAVIGVLGCMAQKDQDAIRKRAPYVDMVVGTGQLGAVPDLVDKVRATREPQLAVSLGRADGGRNEVEASFVSYDPARDPSMRPTPFQAYVRIQIGCDKFCTYCVVPSTRGPEQSRPPEHIWNEVRQLVDQGCKEVTLLGQTVNSYVYESGDTRTRLSDLIAGMHDVAGLERIKFVTNYPKDMTDDLLDAVRDLPKVVKYLHVPVQSGCDEVLKRMKRSYTAAYYMEMLARCRELVPGVSVSSDFIVGFCGETEESFQKSMELVREARFKNSFIFKYSERGGTKAAERYPDDVPEEVKKRRNNDLLAVQNENSRLDHRAQVGRVVEVLVEGPSRREQSNRERGATMQLTGRSMADHIVVFDGTERLIGETVKVTVTDASPFTLYGDVQLDEVVGTTGADPSRASRGVPPARPDRFSLPLV